One genomic window of Garra rufa chromosome 2, GarRuf1.0, whole genome shotgun sequence includes the following:
- the wbp1la gene encoding WW domain binding protein 1-like a: MSYRVADVSKATGKDGMRGVGYIKLGMGLFVCNAVIGPIGSVTVEAALTESRLPCIGVNNQSYFCDSGYCCGESQCCSYYYEVWWFWLVLTLIIILGCCCVCHHRRAKHRLQQQQRQHEINLIAYREAHNYTSLPFYFRFLPGYLLPAYEEVENRPPTPPPPYSASQPGQSTSSDPLCSEQPDELCPPLQSSPVVPSAPENCSPGPCVEQQHSPTTHHPVRNTHKPQYLSREEDGQPQQVACATSHSPVKQGSSGEDLTEPVEDCSPDSKDKTPGRHRRFTGDSGIEVCVCNQGPGDGEEEEEMKELVGHMDGGGLEEQDFCDSCNPRGSSPPPGPGDEEQGLAASDVPLEHREHQRPPVCLHLHTINEQDGPHHANNMDPQS; the protein is encoded by the exons ATGTCCTACCGTGTCGCAGATGTGTCGAAAGCCACGGGAAAGGACGGAATGCGGGGGGTTGGATATATAAAGTTGGGAATGGGGTTGTTTGTATGTAACGCGGTTATTGGACCGATCGGTTCGGTGACAGTGGAGGCAGCGCTGACCGAG AGCCGGCTGCCTTGTATAGGAGTGAACAACCAGAGCTACTTTTGTGATTCAGGCTACTGCTGTGGGGAATCTCAGTGTTGCAGCTATTACTACGAGGTGTGGT GGTTTTGGTTGGTCTTGACTCTCATCATCATTCTGGGGTGCTGCTGTGTGTGTCACCACCGTCGAgccaaacacagactgcaacaaCAGCAGCGACAGCATGAGATCAACCTCATCGCTTACAGAGAAGCCCATAACTACACCTCTCTACCCTTCTATTTCA GGTTCTTGCCTGGCTACCTCTTACCCGCATATGAGGAAGTCGAGAACAGACCTCCGACGCCCCCGCCTCCGTACAGTGCCTCTCAGCCAGGCCAGTCCACCAGCTCTGACCCCCTGTGCTCTGAACAACCAGATGAGCTCTGCCCTCCACTGCAATCCAGCCCTGTTGTTCCATCTGCACCTGAAAACTGTTCTCCGGGACCCTGCGTGGAGCAGCAACATTCTCCCACCACACACCATCCTGTCAGAAACACCCACAAACCACAGTACCTCAGCCGAGAAGAGGACGGGCAGCCCCAGCAGGTGGCGTGCGCTACCTCACACAGTCCTGTCAAACAGGGCAGTTCCGGCGAGGATCTGACCGAACCCGTAGAAGACTGTTCTCCCGACAGCAAAGACAAGACTCCAGGGCGCCACCGGCGCTTCACAGGTGACTCTGGGATTGAGGTATGCGTGTGCAACCAGGGGCCTGGGGACGGAGAGGAAGAAGAGGAAATGAAAGAGCTTGTGGGGCACATGGATGGAGGGGGGCTTGAGGAGCAGGACTTCTGTGATAGCTGCAACCCCCGTGGCAGTAGCCCTCCACCTGGTCCAGGGGATGAGGAACAGGGCCTGGCTGCCTCTGACGTTCCTCTGGAGCACAGAGAACATCAGCGACCTCCGGTCTGCCTCCATCTGCACACCATCAACGAACAGGACGGTCCACATCACGCCAACAACATGGACCCCCAGAGTTGA